The genomic DNA CcccgaataggcatccatgagcTCAGAAGCTGGTGGCTggccgttgcatccacgagctggtcaATTCTTGGCAGAGGGAAGCTGTCTTTCGGGCAAGCTTTGTttaggtcggtgaagtcgatgcaagttctccacttcccattcttcttcttcactaggACCAGGTTAGCCACCCATGTAGGGTATTGGGCTTCCCGGATAAATCCGCTAGCTAGGAGCTTGTCTACTTCTTCCTTCAAGGCCGCGTACAGTTCAAccgtcattggcctcctcttctgacGAACCGGCCTATGGTTGGGGTTAACATTGAGCCGATGCTGGATTATCCTTGGAtctattcccaccatatcttcgtggttccatgcaaATACGTCCAGATTTGCTTTAAGGAATTCAGtcagttgggattttacctcgagGAAGAGGCCTTTGCCCACCTGGAGGCGCCTTTCAACGTCTAAGCTACTGACTACAACATCTTCTAGCTCGTTCGCAATCCACGTTGTGTGGGTCAAGGTCGTGGCTGACTCCCTAGCCATTAGTGACTCGGGCCGCCCCTTCGGAAaccatatttatcttttttcctttgagcCCTGATTTCAATACTTCCTCATAACAGCGCCTCGCCGAATGCTGCTCACCCTTCACACAACCGGTCCCCTTCGGGGTCGAGAATTTGACAGCCAGGGCCTTGGTTGAGACAACTAGGTCCAGGTCATTCATGGCAGGCCTACCCATGGCGACATTATAAGCAGAAGGACCGTCAATGATGAGGAAGTCCGCCATTACTCTGGCCTAGAGGTCTGATTCCCCAACTATTAATGGGATCCTTATACGCCCTTTAGGTATTACTGCATCGCCAGTGAATCCATATAGTGGCTCTGGGGAGGATGTCAGCTGGTCCAGCCTTAATCCCATCTAGTCGAAACATCCCTTATACATGACATTCACCGAGCTACCTGTGTCGACCATCACCCTTCGTACTTCCATATTGCTAATCCGAGCTTGTATCACGAGGGCATCGTTGTGCGGCCAGTGCACACCTTTGAAATCATCTTTAGTAAAAGAGATGTCTTCCGAAGCTATCTTGGCTTTCTTGGAAGGTCCCTCTTGGCTGCCATCCCCAACAAGCAGACGGTGGCCGGCTTCCTGAACATATCGCTCGTGCGACCTGTTAGAAGTCCCTGCAATATGGGGCCCACCATGGATAGTGAAGATAGTTCTCACTGTAGGCATCTGGTCTTGCTCGGGAGCTCGGTGAGGGCTTTGTTGAGCTGACTGTTTGGGTTGTTGATCCCTATGACACACTACATAGTCACACAGCCGACCTCTCCTGATCAGCTCTTCGATTGCATCTTTCAGCGCCCAGCACTTAGAGGTGGTGTGCCCCACTTCGTTGTGATAGGCACGAAATTTGCTCTTGGTTCTGTACTTGTCGGGAGTCTTCAGGGGGTTAGGACTTTTGAAATCCTCCTTGTTGTGTTCTGTGGTGAAGATCCTGTCTTGGGAATCAGATAAGACACTGTAGTTTTCATACCGACCCTGGCGTGCTGGTCGTTCACCTCCCTGCCCGAACCTCGCCTTTTTGGCCGCCTAGTCGTTGGGGCTTCGTCCTCGACCTTTCTTGCGAGAGTCCTCATCAGCTCTCTTCTTGCTCTGGCCGGTGTGTTCCGCCCCCTTCTTTTGGTCACTCGGCTTTTTCAGGCCAAATGCTTATTCCCACCAGACCTCCTTCGTAGCTCGCTCGTAGAATTCGCCGAGGTCCCTCACCGGGGACTTATAAATACTTTCGTAGAGTTTCCCATCCTTTTGAAGCCCGGCAGAGATTGCAGTCAGGATACTTTCGTCGGAGGGGCTCTCAACATTATTCACTTCACGCCTGAACCTTTTTATGTAATCTTTCAAAGATTCGCCAGACCATTGGAATACTGTACCAAGGTGGCATGTTGGGGCGAGCTGCCTTCGGAGTGACTTGTACTGATCTATGAATTTCTTCTGACATTCCTCCCAACTGCAAATACTGCGGGGTGAAGTCTCCTTAGCCACGCCCGGGGGATATCTCCTAGGGTCGCAGGGAAAGCTCGGCATTTGGCCAATGAGCTGGAGGTTTGCAGGTCCATCTAGACATTGAAAGCGTCCAGGTGGTCgaaggggtcgctgtccccattatacCGAGGGATGCTAGGGACCTTAAATCTGCGAGGGAGGGGCTCCAGCTCTATTTCCCTGGAGAACGGGGTCCTTTCTTCACGGCTTTCTCTCTGATCGTGTGCCCCATGTCTAGCCTCCAGCTGCTGGATTCTCAGCAGTAGTTCCCCCCTATTATGGGGTCCTGATTTGCTGACCGCCCGGTGGAGAGTTGCTCTTCCCGTGCGGAAACTAGTCCTGAGTGATGGCGATCTCGCAGGGGAGGCCGCCTCCTATTCTCACGGTCAGGGGAGCTGCGGTGGGTGCCATGGCTACTGCTGATTCCCATAAAGGAATCCTCATGCCGTGGATTCCCAAGTCGGCGATTCCCTCCATGGACATTTTCGTGGCGATTTCTGCAAGGGCTTGCACCGGTTCTTTGTTTAGTGAGGTGCACCCCAGGCTCCCCATTGTAGCATCGCCGCTCTTCCGCCCTTCGAGAGTGTAGGCTGGAGGAGCAGACCGAGCCAGCTCGCCACGTGTCCCTTTTTTCTTCTGGAGGGGGTCTTCTGCCTAGAGGTCGAGAGGCATCTGCCTGCGCCTGCACTGTCTGGGCTTGTGTTTGGACCAGTACCTTTACTGCATTAGCGAGTTGCATGATAGTATTCTCCAGTGTTTCCTGACGTTGCTTCCACATCTGCGTTACTTCTGCGTCGGTGGTAGGAGTCACGAGCGGATAGGGGCACCACAAAGGGACTCCATGGATAGCTTCGGCCGGAGGAGGCATGGGGATGGACGCCACAACTCCCCCAGCTTACGGAA from Diospyros lotus cultivar Yz01 chromosome 4, ASM1463336v1, whole genome shotgun sequence includes the following:
- the LOC127799777 gene encoding uncharacterized protein LOC127799777, giving the protein MPSFPCDPRRYPPGVAKETSPRSICSWEECQKKFIDQYKSLRRQLAPTCHLGTVFQWSGESLKDYIKRFRREVNNVESPSDESILTAISAGLQKDGKLYESIYKSPVRDLGEFYERATKEVWIFTTEHNKEDFKSPNPLKTPDKYRTKSKFRAYHNEVGHTTSKCWALKDAIEELIRRGRLCDYVVCHRDQQPKQSAQQSPHRAPEQDQMPTVRTIFTIHGGPHIAGTSNRSHERYVQEAGHRLLVGDGSQEGPSKKAKIASEDISFTKDDFKGVHWPHNDALVIQARISNMEVRRVMVDTGSSVNVMYKGCFD